One window of the Halobacillus litoralis genome contains the following:
- a CDS encoding protein kinase domain-containing protein has product MKKQAFNLSPGMSVRGKWNGHVYTIIKKLGSGACGTVFKCRSHQGDTYALKVGEDSSRMMLEVNMLKKFSKVQGVKLGPYFVDVDDWVDGTGKTYPFYIMEYVDGKPLPQFLKGKTQEWVGICTVQLLSDLENLHKEGYVFGDLKTDNLLMSSSRVRWIDVGGVTSVGRAIKEYTEFYDRGYWGMGSRKAEPSYDLFAVTMIMLEMAYPQRFEKSSHPLKKLETKLAASSLLKPYRRFIQQCWKGKFKNASEMKTGLSDILMKRQKPLPSSRIRKRSGSGEAEGAELTALSIVAGLAFSFSIFSFWF; this is encoded by the coding sequence ATGAAGAAACAGGCTTTTAACCTTTCACCTGGTATGTCTGTGAGGGGTAAGTGGAATGGGCATGTATATACCATAATCAAAAAGCTGGGCTCAGGGGCGTGCGGCACCGTTTTTAAGTGCCGTTCCCATCAAGGGGATACGTATGCCCTTAAGGTTGGCGAAGATAGCTCTCGAATGATGTTAGAAGTAAATATGCTCAAGAAATTCAGCAAGGTCCAAGGGGTGAAGCTTGGACCTTATTTTGTTGATGTAGATGATTGGGTGGATGGCACAGGAAAGACTTATCCATTCTATATCATGGAATATGTCGACGGTAAACCGCTCCCTCAATTTTTAAAGGGGAAAACACAAGAATGGGTGGGAATTTGTACAGTTCAGCTGTTATCGGATCTAGAAAACCTCCATAAAGAAGGGTATGTATTCGGGGATTTGAAGACAGATAATTTGTTGATGTCCTCCTCCCGTGTCCGTTGGATTGATGTAGGAGGGGTGACGTCTGTCGGAAGAGCCATTAAAGAATATACAGAGTTCTATGATCGAGGATATTGGGGGATGGGTTCGAGAAAAGCGGAACCTTCGTACGACTTATTCGCTGTAACTATGATCATGTTGGAAATGGCTTATCCGCAAAGGTTCGAAAAAAGTTCCCATCCTTTGAAAAAATTAGAAACGAAACTGGCTGCTTCATCCCTGCTCAAACCTTATCGGCGCTTTATCCAGCAGTGCTGGAAAGGAAAGTTCAAGAATGCATCAGAGATGAAAACCGGATTGTCTGATATTCTAATGAAGCGGCAGAAACCGCTTCCCTCATCTCGTATTAGGAAAAGGAGCGGCAGCGGGGAAGCAGAAGGTGCGGAATTGACAGCTTTATCGATAGTGGCTGGGTTAGCTTTCAGTTTTTCGATTTTTAGTTTTTGGTTTTGA
- a CDS encoding VWA domain-containing protein, translating into MKPGRLKQILLLTDGCSNHGEDPVVVAALARNQGITVNVIGVLDDRQNGRPQGLEEVEAIAEAGGGVSQIVYQKSLSQTVQMVTRQAMTQTIQGVVNKELQEILGKNQTIEELPPEQRGEVVEVVDELGEQCDLEVLVLVDTSASMHHKLPTVKEALFDLSLSLNARSGSNQFSVYAFPDPKKTIRQMVDWTPELGEIHGIFSKLNSGGYTPTGPALKEALYSFAGMPLLERIRDEEDPYEETGF; encoded by the coding sequence ATGAAACCAGGCCGATTGAAGCAGATTCTTTTGTTAACGGATGGATGCTCGAACCATGGAGAAGACCCGGTTGTGGTAGCAGCCCTTGCTCGTAACCAGGGAATAACGGTCAATGTGATTGGCGTTCTTGACGATCGGCAAAATGGCAGGCCACAAGGGCTTGAAGAAGTTGAAGCGATTGCCGAGGCAGGTGGAGGCGTCAGCCAAATTGTATATCAGAAAAGTTTGTCCCAAACCGTACAAATGGTGACGAGACAAGCCATGACCCAAACGATTCAAGGTGTCGTTAATAAAGAATTACAAGAGATCTTAGGGAAAAATCAAACAATCGAAGAACTTCCACCTGAACAAAGAGGGGAAGTAGTTGAAGTTGTGGATGAGTTAGGGGAGCAGTGTGACCTTGAAGTGCTTGTCCTAGTCGATACGAGCGCCAGTATGCATCATAAACTCCCGACCGTGAAGGAAGCATTATTCGATCTTTCCCTGAGTTTGAATGCAAGGTCAGGTTCAAATCAATTTAGTGTGTATGCTTTTCCTGATCCTAAGAAAACGATACGCCAAATGGTGGATTGGACTCCGGAGCTTGGTGAAATCCACGGTATATTCTCAAAATTGAACAGTGGCGGGTACACCCCGACCGGTCCTGCGTTGAAAGAAGCTTTATACAGTTTTGCAGGAATGCCTTTGCTTGAGCGCATACGAGATGAGGAAGATCCTTATGAAGAAACAGGCTTTTAA
- the spoIIE gene encoding stage II sporulation protein E, with amino-acid sequence MLGTVSKRGSRQAAVRGSGIVQGLQKVSFGAFSFMANKGVFHMVLALLLGRAIILSSMAPFGVAFLAVIWWLKRPLVIPVTIVMAAGASTYSYGHAGFVVGASTTFLLLSLALHKTSHPQRWLPTLALLASLIPRTASLALLDRWQLYELTLMFAEGVLSFILVLIFMQSIPLLTPQRFQPSLKNEEIVCLIILLASVLTGMIGWQIQGVAVVDVFARYLVILLAFTAGAAIGSTVGVVTGLVLSLSNMDHIYQMSLLAFSGLLGGLLKEGKKAGVSAGLIVGTLLIGFYVSNGADLPASLWATAWAVALFMLTPNSWVKQLSRYIPGTDEHHSEQQKYLQKVRDVTAVRVGKFSDVFHALSKSFTHLESPKEESGEAEEIDYFLSHVTEKTCQSCFKKEKCWVKQFDDTHDLMTDLMSELDEKGEPSRMLRKNVDQHCVKSQKLIDTMNHELSFYHANKELKRQVLESRKFVAEQLQGVSDVMNKFAEEIVKEREHHEHKEQVIYHALERMGMVIEKLEIYSLDAGNMDLELVVEIDNYRGEGAKVIAPVLSDILGETIVVTMEEISPYPHGRCYLTFGSAKHYSIEPGVAHAAKGGGFISGDSFTMMELGRGKYALAISDGMGNGERAHEESMETLRLLKQILQSGIQESVAIQSINSILSLRTNDEIFSTLDLAVIDLHQATSKFVKVGSTPSFIKRGEQIFTVEAGNLPMGIIPEVDVDMTSEQLKAGDFLLMMSDGILEGPKQIENVEMWLKRKIREISTKDPQMMADLLLEEVIRTQSGSIDDDMTIIVARIDRYMPEWTSIPAEKKEA; translated from the coding sequence ATGTTAGGAACAGTTTCAAAACGAGGAAGTCGTCAAGCAGCTGTACGAGGGTCAGGAATCGTTCAAGGGTTACAAAAGGTTTCGTTCGGTGCATTTTCTTTTATGGCGAACAAAGGGGTGTTCCATATGGTGTTGGCCTTATTGTTGGGGCGAGCCATTATTTTATCATCCATGGCCCCTTTTGGAGTCGCATTCCTCGCGGTGATCTGGTGGTTGAAGCGTCCTCTCGTCATACCCGTAACGATTGTAATGGCAGCCGGGGCTTCTACATACAGCTACGGCCATGCGGGTTTCGTTGTGGGGGCTTCCACGACTTTTTTGCTCTTAAGCCTGGCGCTGCACAAAACAAGTCACCCCCAGAGATGGCTGCCGACGCTAGCGCTACTGGCCAGTTTAATTCCGAGAACGGCCAGTTTGGCTTTACTGGATCGTTGGCAGCTGTACGAACTTACTTTGATGTTTGCAGAAGGAGTGCTCAGTTTTATCCTTGTACTTATCTTTATGCAGAGTATTCCTCTTTTAACACCACAACGATTTCAGCCTTCATTGAAAAATGAAGAAATTGTTTGTTTGATTATATTATTGGCTTCTGTATTAACAGGCATGATCGGCTGGCAGATCCAGGGTGTGGCCGTGGTCGACGTTTTTGCTAGATATTTAGTTATTTTGCTTGCCTTTACAGCGGGAGCAGCTATCGGTTCAACGGTAGGGGTGGTGACAGGACTCGTGCTGAGCTTATCAAACATGGATCATATCTATCAAATGAGCCTGCTTGCATTTTCAGGCTTGTTAGGAGGGTTATTAAAAGAAGGAAAAAAAGCCGGAGTCAGTGCAGGGCTTATCGTCGGTACACTGCTGATCGGCTTTTATGTAAGCAATGGCGCTGACTTGCCTGCTTCTTTATGGGCTACCGCCTGGGCGGTTGCATTGTTTATGCTGACACCTAATTCTTGGGTCAAACAGTTGTCCAGGTATATTCCGGGTACAGATGAACATCATTCGGAACAACAAAAATACTTACAAAAGGTACGTGATGTCACGGCAGTCAGAGTTGGTAAATTTTCTGATGTTTTTCATGCATTATCCAAAAGTTTCACCCATTTAGAATCCCCTAAGGAGGAGAGTGGAGAAGCAGAAGAAATAGATTATTTTCTAAGCCATGTGACTGAAAAAACATGCCAGTCCTGCTTCAAAAAAGAAAAGTGCTGGGTCAAGCAATTCGATGACACTCACGATCTGATGACAGATTTGATGTCTGAACTGGATGAGAAAGGAGAGCCGAGCAGGATGCTCAGAAAGAACGTCGATCAACACTGTGTGAAATCACAAAAGTTGATTGATACGATGAATCATGAACTATCTTTTTATCATGCAAATAAAGAACTGAAGCGCCAGGTTTTAGAAAGTCGTAAATTTGTAGCGGAGCAGCTTCAAGGCGTTTCAGATGTCATGAATAAATTTGCAGAAGAGATTGTTAAGGAACGAGAGCACCATGAGCATAAAGAGCAAGTGATCTACCACGCTTTAGAGCGGATGGGGATGGTGATAGAAAAACTGGAAATCTATTCTTTGGATGCAGGAAATATGGACTTGGAATTGGTCGTGGAGATTGACAACTATCGTGGGGAAGGAGCGAAAGTCATCGCACCAGTCTTGTCGGATATATTAGGAGAGACGATCGTCGTTACAATGGAAGAAATCTCTCCATATCCACATGGTAGGTGTTATTTGACGTTTGGTTCTGCAAAACATTATTCTATTGAGCCTGGAGTCGCCCATGCGGCTAAAGGAGGCGGGTTCATTTCAGGGGACAGCTTTACAATGATGGAATTAGGAAGGGGCAAATATGCCCTGGCCATCAGTGATGGGATGGGTAATGGTGAACGCGCACATGAAGAGAGTATGGAAACATTACGGCTGTTGAAGCAAATCCTGCAATCGGGTATTCAGGAGTCTGTAGCGATTCAGTCTATTAATTCGATTCTTTCATTAAGAACGAATGATGAAATCTTTTCTACACTGGATTTAGCCGTAATTGACCTCCATCAAGCTACATCTAAGTTCGTTAAGGTTGGAAGCACACCAAGCTTTATCAAAAGAGGGGAGCAGATATTCACAGTTGAAGCTGGTAATTTACCGATGGGGATCATTCCGGAAGTCGACGTTGATATGACGAGTGAGCAACTCAAGGCAGGAGACTTCCTTCTTATGATGAGTGATGGCATTTTGGAAGGACCCAAACAAATTGAAAATGTGGAAATGTGGTTAAAACGGAAAATCAGGGAAATTTCCACAAAAGACCCACAAATGATGGCTGATCTTTTATTAGAAGAGGTAATAAGGACTCAGTCTGGATCAATAGATGACGATATGACAATTATTGTCGCACGGATCGATCGGTATATGCCGGAGTGGACATCGATTCCTGCAGAGAAAAAAGAGGCCTAG
- a CDS encoding S1 domain-containing RNA-binding protein, producing the protein MSIEVGSKLQGKVTGITNFGAFVELPDGKTGLVHISEVADNYVKDINEHLSQGDQVEVKVINVGDDGKIGLSIKKAKENNRSRRPSKPRKPAESFEQKMNNFIKDSDERLASLKKHTESKRGGRGSKRG; encoded by the coding sequence ATGTCAATTGAAGTAGGCAGCAAGCTGCAGGGTAAGGTAACGGGAATCACTAATTTCGGAGCGTTCGTCGAGCTTCCAGATGGTAAGACGGGGCTGGTTCACATTAGTGAAGTTGCCGACAACTATGTTAAAGACATTAATGAACACTTAAGCCAGGGAGACCAGGTGGAAGTGAAAGTCATCAATGTCGGAGATGATGGAAAGATCGGACTCTCCATAAAAAAAGCAAAAGAAAACAACCGAAGCCGTCGTCCGTCTAAACCTCGTAAACCGGCTGAATCATTCGAACAAAAGATGAACAATTTTATTAAGGATAGCGACGAACGTCTGGCATCATTGAAAAAGCACACGGAATCCAAACGTGGAGGTCGAGGTTCTAAAAGAGGATAG
- a CDS encoding FtsB family cell division protein, translated as MAKGQSESVARLDSTYMKHYDAYLDRHQRKKKRLIRRLVMFALLVAVVSGSMVMYHMKQQALYSEKHEQYEQLQQQMSALKEEEKGLEQEIELLNDEEYVLQIARTNYFFSKEGEIIFKMPNEDPSY; from the coding sequence ATGGCAAAGGGACAGTCGGAGTCGGTAGCACGTCTGGATTCTACATACATGAAGCACTACGATGCCTATCTGGACAGACATCAAAGAAAAAAGAAGCGCTTAATTCGCCGTCTTGTTATGTTTGCCCTGTTAGTGGCGGTTGTTAGTGGCTCCATGGTGATGTATCACATGAAACAACAAGCTTTGTACTCTGAAAAACATGAGCAATACGAACAACTACAACAACAAATGAGTGCTTTGAAGGAAGAGGAAAAAGGTTTAGAGCAGGAGATTGAACTTCTGAATGACGAGGAATACGTATTGCAAATTGCGAGGACGAATTATTTCTTTTCCAAAGAGGGAGAAATCATCTTTAAAATGCCTAATGAGGACCCGTCATATTGA